The genome window CGGCGATGATGGGCGCCGTCCAGCTCTGCCCTCCAAGCGGCCGGAGGCGGCCCAGTTCGTGGTATCCCTCGTAGGTCGCCTGGACCATCACCACGTCGCCATTGGCCCCGCAGACGGCGATGATGACGCCGTCCACGATAGCGATGCCGCCCTTCTCAAAACCGCCCTTGCGCCAGATAACAGAGCCGTCTCGAGGGTTCATGCAGATCAGGTCGCCGGGGTCGGTGGTGCCGTAGAAGCAGTTACCGTAGAAGATCGGCGAGCTGAAGTGTGCCTGCATGTTCTTGTTCTGCCACAGGCCCGAGACGCCCTGGGGACCGACCGCCAACAGGGCACACCCAAACCCGTAACCGGTCGTGATGAAGACGTAGGGCGGAACGACAATAGGGGTCGCTGCGTTTACGCTGGACTGGTTCTTCCATGGTATGCCCCACAATGCTTTGCCCGTCGCCGCGTCAAGGCCCATCACGCTCACAGAGGTCGCGATCACGTACTGCTTGGCGCCGTTGAAGTCGGCCACAACCGGTGTGGCATGGCCCGGCACGTCGGCCGTTCCACCTCGCCAGATGCCCTGGCCTGTCCGCTTGTCCAGGCACACGGTATCGCCGCCGGCTCCTCCGGGGCACACAATCAGCCGGTCACCGTCGATGAGCACAGAGCCTGCCATGCCCCAGCCCGGCGCCTTTCCGCCAAGCTCCTGCACGAGGTTGTGCTGCCATTGCAGTTGGCCCGTGGTCGCGTTGAGGCAGAGCAGCAGGCCTTCGCGGCTCCACACATACAGCCGCCCCTCGGAGAATACGGGCGTCGATCGGCAGTAGCCATAGTCAAAGCGTGCGGCGTTGTCGTAGGCATAGCGCCAGACGTCCTGGCCGGTCTGGAGGCTGATCGCACGAACGACATCCTGCGCCCCGACGTGGTCGACGATGAAGACCATGCCCTGGGCGACGGAAGGCCCCGCATAGCCGTTGTCACTCATGGCCGTGCGCCAGAGCTCTTTGGGTGGCTTCTGCGCCCAGTTCTTGTTGATGCCTGTATCCGGGGCAAGGCCCGTGGCCGAAGGTCCGCGGAACTGGGGCCAGTCCGCTGCCGGCGCCTGCGTTGTCAGGATCACCGAGACAGCCACCAACGACCAACACAGACTGCGAGACATTCGCTTTCCTCATTTCTGCGGATTGCCGCCGTCCAGGTAGCACGGGAGCCGGCCCCCTCGGGTCGGCCCCGTGAATTCAAACGCTTCCCTCAGGTTCTGGTGCCCTCGTTTTTGCTCAGGGGCGCCTACCCGAAGCAGTATACCGCGCCGTCCAGGGTGCCAATCACCAGCCGACCTCGCCCGACGGCGGGCGAGGCAGTGATTCCGGCCCCGGCGGCGAAGCTCCAGACCTTCTTGCCGGTGCCCAGATCCGCCGCGTACAGGTTACCGTCGTCACTCCCGAAGAACACCCGGTTGCCGACAATGACCGGTGATGAGTCCACAGCATCGCGGGCAGTGAACACCCACTGCGCCCGGCCGGTGGTGCGGGCAAGTCGGAACACGGTGTTGTTGCGCGAGGCGAAGACGACCGCATCACCCAGGACGGCCGCGGAGGCGTAGCTGGCACCGTTGTTACGCTTGACGGCAGTCTCCCAGATCACCTTGCCATCGCTGATGCGGACGCTGACATACTCGCCCGTCATGCTCCCCACATAGACGCAGCCGCCACTGTAGGCCGGAGCTGTCCCGAAGTTGGGGCCGATACTCGCAGCCGCTGCCTGACGGCCCGTGGCAGCGTCGATCATCCGCACCACGCCGTCACACCCGGCGATGATTGCCCTTCCGTCGGCGAAACAGGGAGCGCAGTGCACCTGTGCTTCGGACTTGAAGCTCCACTGCTTCTTCCCCGTGGCCCGGTCGAGTTTGTACAGGTAGTTGTCGTAGGACCCGAAGAGTATCCCTGATCCGGTCGGCGTTGCCGAGGACATGATCTTGTCGCCGGTATTGAACTTCCACAGCAGGCGTCCCGTGCTCGCAGCGACGGCATAGAAGGTTCCGCCCTCGTCACCGACAAAGACCCTTCCGTCCACGTAGCAGGGCGAAGCCGAGATGGCATCCTTCGCGAGGAACTTCCACCGCAGTCTCCCGGTGCTGAGGCTGACGCACACGAGAGCCCTGGTCTTCGTGCCGAAGAAGACACTGTCGCCCGCGATCGCGGCCGTGGACTCAACCGAAGAGCCCGTCTCATAGGTCCACAGCAGTCGTGGCCGACTTGAGAGTGTCGACCCGGCCACACCGGTCATCATGGGATCGCCGCGGAAGCTGAGCCAGTCGGCACTCGCCGCCGCCACGCCCACGAAAGCGCACAGCAGTACCCCGGCCAGGAGGCCCTTCACCACAGAAAACCGCACAGCTCTGCACATCAGTACCACTCACCTTCATTCCTGTCTCAGGGCCGGCAGAAGTTCGCCGCGCACAGCTCCGTAGGCAGCCGCGACGCAGCTTGCCAGACCCACGATCAGGATGGTGACAAGAACGCCGAAGAGCGCCGCCCAGTTCACCTGTGCCTCTGCCGACGCCAGTTGGGGCATCACGGCCACCAGCGCCGAACCTGTCCCCCACACCAGACCGGCCGCCAGGAGACCGGCGTTCTCGACCAGAAGCAGCTTCGCCAGGTCGGCGCGCTCAAAGCCCGTCGCCAGCATCAGTGCCATCTCGCGCCTGCGCTCGAAGGCACTCCGCAGCAACACCGCGACCATTCCGACGGTCCCGAGGAGAAGCCCCAGGCCGCCCAGGGCGAGGAACATGGACAGGTAGGTGTTCTGAACCTGCAGGAATTCGTTGAGCACTTCCCGGGTCGTATGCACCTGCAACCCCATCTCGCCCAGATTCCGCCTCAGCACCTCAGCCACCTGCTGCTCCTGACCGGCCGGGGTCGCGATCAGGAAGTAGCCGGCCCCCGACACGGCTGGATACAGGCGACGCAGATTCGCCTCGGAGACCAGGAGCTCCCGGGCGAAGATGCTCCGGGGGATCAGACCTACAAAGCGCAGGTTCACGGCCTTGCCACCGGGTGCCGTCACCGGGTAGCTATTGCCCAGGCCGGAGTGCAAAGTCCAGCGCA of Armatimonadia bacterium contains these proteins:
- a CDS encoding PQQ-binding-like beta-propeller repeat protein, with amino-acid sequence MCRAVRFSVVKGLLAGVLLCAFVGVAAASADWLSFRGDPMMTGVAGSTLSSRPRLLWTYETGSSVESTAAIAGDSVFFGTKTRALVCVSLSTGRLRWKFLAKDAISASPCYVDGRVFVGDEGGTFYAVAASTGRLLWKFNTGDKIMSSATPTGSGILFGSYDNYLYKLDRATGKKQWSFKSEAQVHCAPCFADGRAIIAGCDGVVRMIDAATGRQAAAASIGPNFGTAPAYSGGCVYVGSMTGEYVSVRISDGKVIWETAVKRNNGASYASAAVLGDAVVFASRNNTVFRLARTTGRAQWVFTARDAVDSSPVIVGNRVFFGSDDGNLYAADLGTGKKVWSFAAGAGITASPAVGRGRLVIGTLDGAVYCFG
- a CDS encoding PQQ-binding-like beta-propeller repeat protein; amino-acid sequence: MSRSLCWSLVAVSVILTTQAPAADWPQFRGPSATGLAPDTGINKNWAQKPPKELWRTAMSDNGYAGPSVAQGMVFIVDHVGAQDVVRAISLQTGQDVWRYAYDNAARFDYGYCRSTPVFSEGRLYVWSREGLLLCLNATTGQLQWQHNLVQELGGKAPGWGMAGSVLIDGDRLIVCPGGAGGDTVCLDKRTGQGIWRGGTADVPGHATPVVADFNGAKQYVIATSVSVMGLDAATGKALWGIPWKNQSSVNAATPIVVPPYVFITTGYGFGCALLAVGPQGVSGLWQNKNMQAHFSSPIFYGNCFYGTTDPGDLICMNPRDGSVIWRKGGFEKGGIAIVDGVIIAVCGANGDVVMVQATYEGYHELGRLRPLGGQSWTAPIIADGKLIVRNTKALVCLDLM